A single Leptolyngbya ohadii IS1 DNA region contains:
- the hisG gene encoding ATP phosphoribosyltransferase, protein MSGSAWAILRDNSSLRLSGEEFMITVALPKGGLLKDSIRLLQSIGLDFSAFLDDSNRQLEIWDSQHIAKALLVRNYDVPVYVEYGQAQLGIVGYDVLREKNPRVAHLVDLGFGRCRMSVAVKASSPYRSALELPPHCRVASKFVQCANEYFNDLDLPVDVVPLYGSVELGPITGMSEAIVDLVATGRTLQENNLIEIDQLFESTARLIAHPLSYRLNQDGLGQWIDRIRGAVDSARV, encoded by the coding sequence ATGAGCGGTTCTGCATGGGCGATTCTGCGCGATAATAGTTCGTTGCGGCTTTCTGGAGAGGAATTCATGATCACGGTTGCGCTGCCAAAGGGCGGGTTGCTCAAAGACAGTATTCGGCTGCTCCAGTCGATCGGGTTAGACTTCAGTGCATTCCTGGACGACAGCAATCGTCAGCTTGAAATTTGGGACAGCCAACACATTGCAAAGGCGCTGCTGGTGCGAAATTACGATGTGCCCGTGTATGTGGAATATGGGCAGGCGCAGTTAGGCATTGTGGGCTACGACGTGCTGCGCGAGAAAAACCCCCGTGTGGCGCACCTGGTGGATCTGGGATTTGGTCGCTGTCGGATGTCGGTCGCAGTCAAAGCCTCAAGCCCCTATCGTTCGGCGCTGGAACTGCCACCCCACTGCCGCGTTGCTTCTAAATTTGTTCAGTGTGCCAACGAGTATTTCAACGATCTGGATTTGCCTGTGGATGTCGTGCCGCTCTATGGCTCGGTGGAGTTGGGTCCAATCACGGGAATGTCTGAGGCGATCGTCGATCTGGTTGCAACTGGGCGCACCCTGCAAGAAAACAACCTGATCGAAATTGACCAGCTGTTTGAAAGCACCGCTCGCCTGATTGCTCACCCGTTAAGCTATCGGCTCAATCAGGACGGTTTGGGTCAGTGGATCGATCGGATTCGTGGCGCTGTGGATTCTGCCCGCGTTTAG
- a CDS encoding GumC family protein: MESREAFDINLERYWFSLKRSWLFAAGAFFAVVLLAFAYSSRLKNTYEADAKLLYRIDKTSMLTGLDDQNQNQQPWDLRSLLVDQSPLNSEIEILTSRPLLQQTIDRLNLRNEEGEPLDPEDLESRLTVKMVGAADVIQVAYEDADPKTAAAVVNTLTELYVNEKALKSQSEALGARQFIAEQLPTTERNVREAETQLRRFREANGVVALTTEAETAVTSLGSLNDQITAAQAEYQKANARALALRQQTQIGLDESVLISAVNQSPAVQQVFTDLQEVERELATEQVRFNAGSPIVSRLKERQQSLRQLLRQKVREVSGRSVTLPDGLLQVGDLRLNLMKDALEAEVDRVALGKQLNSLVSSRSQYQQRLTGFPRLEQEQRELERKLEAAQSTYETLLTRLQELQVKERQANSNIQIIEPAVEPKEAAQGSRIMFLGLGVVGGAMLAIAIVILTDLQQAPHRRQLYATNLPAPVRNGQEPEEYPEKERV, encoded by the coding sequence ATGGAATCACGAGAAGCGTTCGACATTAACCTGGAACGATATTGGTTCAGTTTGAAGCGTTCCTGGCTGTTTGCCGCAGGAGCGTTTTTCGCCGTTGTGCTGCTTGCATTTGCCTATAGCTCACGTCTTAAAAACACCTATGAAGCAGATGCAAAACTGCTCTACCGGATCGACAAAACCTCGATGTTGACGGGCTTGGATGACCAGAACCAGAATCAGCAACCCTGGGATCTCCGATCGCTGCTGGTGGATCAAAGTCCTCTGAACTCGGAGATCGAAATTCTGACCTCCAGACCGCTGCTTCAGCAAACAATCGATCGGCTCAATCTGCGGAATGAAGAAGGAGAACCGCTCGACCCAGAAGACCTTGAATCTCGCCTGACCGTGAAGATGGTGGGCGCAGCCGATGTCATTCAGGTTGCCTACGAGGACGCTGATCCGAAAACCGCAGCGGCAGTGGTCAACACGCTGACGGAACTGTATGTCAATGAGAAAGCGCTGAAAAGTCAGAGCGAAGCGTTAGGCGCCCGTCAATTCATTGCAGAGCAGTTGCCTACCACCGAGAGAAATGTACGTGAGGCTGAGACTCAGCTGCGTCGCTTCCGGGAAGCAAACGGGGTGGTGGCGCTAACCACAGAAGCCGAAACCGCTGTAACCTCGCTGGGGTCACTCAATGACCAAATTACAGCAGCTCAGGCAGAATACCAGAAAGCAAACGCCCGCGCCCTTGCCCTGCGCCAGCAAACCCAGATCGGGCTGGATGAAAGTGTCCTGATCAGCGCTGTGAACCAGTCCCCTGCGGTACAGCAGGTCTTCACGGATTTGCAGGAGGTAGAACGGGAGCTTGCGACAGAGCAGGTTCGCTTTAACGCAGGTAGCCCGATCGTCAGTCGCTTAAAGGAGCGGCAGCAGTCCCTTCGACAGCTTCTTCGGCAGAAAGTTCGGGAAGTGTCGGGTCGATCGGTCACGCTACCGGATGGGCTATTGCAGGTTGGGGATTTGCGGCTGAATCTGATGAAGGATGCGCTCGAAGCAGAAGTCGATCGGGTTGCCCTGGGGAAACAGCTTAACTCACTGGTGTCTTCCAGAAGCCAATATCAGCAACGGCTAACGGGCTTCCCCCGACTGGAACAGGAACAGCGGGAACTGGAGCGTAAGCTAGAAGCTGCCCAAAGCACCTATGAAACGCTGCTGACCCGCCTTCAGGAGCTTCAGGTGAAGGAACGTCAGGCAAACAGCAACATCCAGATTATTGAACCTGCGGTTGAACCGAAGGAAGCTGCCCAGGGTTCAAGAATTATGTTCCTGGGTCTGGGGGTCGTTGGCGGTGCGATGTTAGCGATCGCGATCGTGATCTTGACGGATCTCCAGCAAGCGCCTCATCGTCGGCAGCTCTACGCAACGAACCTGCCCGCTCCTGTTCGCAACGGTCAAGAACCGGAGGAGTATCCGGAGAAGGAGCGCGTTTAG
- a CDS encoding NAD-dependent epimerase/dehydratase family protein: MVKRIFVTGASGCIGHYLAEALIQLTPHDLFFLVRDINKLKFDYNARPGITVIEGDMREIDHFADLLKTIDCAILTATSWGGAAEVFDVNVTKTMRLMSLLDPDRCEQVLYFSTASILDRQNQPLKQAGEIGTDYIRSKYICYSQLSRLPIASKVTVLFPTLVFGGDDQKPLSHLTSGIREVLRWAGLIRFFKADAGFHFLHARDIAQVTVHLVDHPLPVERSRDVVLGNGAMTVNQAIEEVCDYLHQPILFRIPLSVQLANFFIKVFRIQMAAWDRFCMQYRHFTYSDPVNPSTFGLSTYCPTLADVLKVSGVPPR; the protein is encoded by the coding sequence ATGGTCAAACGCATTTTTGTTACGGGCGCAAGCGGCTGCATCGGTCACTATCTGGCGGAGGCACTGATCCAGCTAACGCCGCACGATCTGTTTTTTCTGGTGCGCGACATCAATAAGCTGAAGTTTGACTACAATGCGCGTCCCGGCATCACTGTCATTGAAGGGGATATGCGGGAGATCGATCACTTTGCCGACCTGCTGAAGACGATCGACTGTGCGATCCTGACGGCAACTTCCTGGGGTGGGGCAGCCGAGGTGTTTGACGTAAATGTCACCAAAACAATGAGGCTGATGAGTTTGCTCGATCCCGATCGCTGTGAACAGGTGCTTTACTTTTCCACGGCAAGCATTCTCGATCGCCAGAATCAGCCCCTCAAACAGGCAGGTGAAATCGGTACAGACTATATTCGGTCGAAATATATTTGCTACAGCCAGCTTTCCCGGTTGCCGATCGCCTCTAAAGTGACGGTTCTGTTTCCGACGCTGGTGTTTGGCGGCGATGATCAAAAGCCTCTATCTCACCTGACTTCTGGCATCCGGGAGGTGCTGCGCTGGGCGGGCTTAATTCGTTTCTTCAAGGCGGATGCGGGGTTTCATTTCCTTCATGCCAGAGACATTGCACAGGTGACGGTGCATCTGGTGGATCATCCTTTGCCAGTCGAAAGATCGCGGGATGTGGTGCTGGGGAATGGAGCAATGACGGTAAACCAGGCGATCGAGGAAGTTTGCGACTATCTGCATCAGCCGATTCTGTTTCGGATTCCGCTCTCTGTTCAGCTTGCCAATTTCTTCATTAAGGTCTTTCGGATTCAGATGGCAGCATGGGATCGGTTCTGTATGCAATATCGCCACTTTACCTACAGCGATCCGGTGAATCCTTCGACCTTTGGCTTATCCACCTACTGTCCGACCTTGGCAGATGTCCTGAAGGTGAGTGGCGTTCCGCCTCGTTAA
- the hemE gene encoding uroporphyrinogen decarboxylase, producing MTGSQQVPYLLRAARGEVLDRPPVWMMRQAGRYMKVYRDLRDKYPSFRERSENPDIAVEISLQPWRAFRPDGVILFSDILTPLPGMGIPFDIIESRGPIIDPPIRSQEQIDKLTPLDPDASLPFIRQILQTLRHEVGNEAAVLGFVGAPWTLAAYAIEGKSSKDYTIIKSMAFSEPAMLHTFLGKIADSIATYVRYQIDCGAQVIQMFDSWAGHLSPQDYKEFALPYQQRVVQQVKATHPDTPMILYISGSAGVLELMGQSGVDIVSVDWTVDMADARRRLGPDIGVQGNIDPCVLFGSQPFIRDRIIDTIKKAGNRGHILNLGHGILPKTPEENAAYFFETAKQIDKLLVSA from the coding sequence ATGACCGGATCACAACAAGTTCCTTACTTGCTGCGGGCTGCGCGAGGTGAAGTGTTAGATCGTCCGCCCGTGTGGATGATGCGGCAGGCAGGACGCTATATGAAAGTCTATCGGGATCTGCGCGACAAGTATCCCTCCTTCCGTGAGCGGTCGGAAAATCCCGACATTGCCGTTGAAATTTCGCTTCAGCCCTGGCGTGCCTTCCGTCCAGATGGCGTGATTCTGTTCTCCGACATTCTGACTCCGCTGCCGGGCATGGGTATCCCCTTCGACATCATCGAAAGCCGGGGACCGATCATCGACCCGCCCATTCGCTCCCAGGAGCAGATCGACAAACTCACTCCCCTCGATCCGGATGCCTCCCTGCCCTTTATCCGCCAGATTCTCCAAACTCTGCGGCATGAAGTCGGCAACGAAGCGGCTGTATTGGGATTTGTGGGCGCACCCTGGACGCTGGCAGCCTACGCGATCGAAGGGAAAAGCTCGAAGGACTACACCATCATCAAGAGCATGGCTTTCTCCGAGCCTGCAATGCTCCACACCTTCCTGGGCAAAATCGCAGATTCGATCGCCACGTATGTCCGCTACCAGATCGACTGCGGCGCACAGGTGATCCAGATGTTTGATTCCTGGGCAGGTCATCTTAGCCCGCAGGACTACAAGGAGTTTGCTCTGCCCTATCAGCAGCGCGTGGTGCAGCAGGTGAAGGCAACCCACCCCGATACGCCCATGATTCTCTACATCAGCGGTAGTGCGGGTGTGCTGGAACTGATGGGTCAGTCGGGTGTGGATATCGTCAGCGTAGACTGGACGGTGGACATGGCGGATGCTCGTCGTCGTCTCGGTCCCGATATCGGTGTTCAGGGCAATATTGACCCCTGTGTACTGTTCGGCTCGCAGCCGTTCATCCGCGATCGCATTATCGACACGATCAAGAAAGCCGGAAACCGGGGACACATTCTGAACCTGGGACACGGAATTCTGCCGAAGACGCCAGAAGAAAATGCGGCTTATTTCTTTGAAACCGCTAAGCAGATCGATAAGCTGCTGGTGAGTGCGTAA
- a CDS encoding alpha-amylase family protein: MLDLWYKNTIIYCLDVETFRDSDGDGVGDFPGLTAQLDYLSGLGITCIWLMPFYPSPNRDNGYDVMDYYNVDPRLGTLGDFVEFTRQANDRGIRVIVDLVVNHTSTDHPWFQSASRDRNSKYWDYYVWEDEKPENAEEGIVFPGRQETTWTYQEQVNAYYHHRFYEHQADLNIANPKVRGEICKIMGFWIQLGVSGFRVDAAPFLIELQGVEDQAETNDPFTYLREFRDFLSWRRGDAIVLAEANIGIEELPKYFGDGDRMQMLFGFIPNQYMMLSFVREDATPLIDALKSLPPIPKIGQWAMFVRNHDELTLDKLTPTEQEEVADQFAPNREQMWIFDRGIRRRLPPMVKGDLRRIQLAYSLMFTLPGTPVLFYGEEIGMGEDLSLDERNSTRTPMQWTDEPNGGFSDAPPDRLIRPVIKDGQFGYPTVNVMNQRRNPESLLNWMERAIRMRKECPEFGWGKWEILETGNPQVMAHRCEWKKGIVYAVHNFSRQPCTVTLKGDRDQDCHFLELMGDCPYEPLAGASREIHLEGFGFRWFRAWNHR, from the coding sequence ATGCTGGATCTCTGGTACAAAAACACCATTATTTACTGTCTGGATGTAGAAACCTTTCGGGACAGTGATGGAGATGGGGTCGGTGATTTTCCAGGACTCACTGCCCAGCTCGATTATCTATCGGGTTTGGGAATTACCTGCATTTGGCTGATGCCCTTCTATCCCAGTCCGAATCGCGATAACGGCTACGACGTGATGGACTACTATAACGTCGATCCGCGTCTGGGCACGCTGGGCGATTTTGTTGAATTTACCCGACAGGCAAACGATCGGGGAATTCGCGTCATTGTTGATTTAGTGGTGAACCACACCTCGACCGATCATCCCTGGTTTCAATCTGCCAGTCGCGATCGCAACTCGAAATACTGGGACTACTACGTCTGGGAAGACGAGAAGCCAGAGAACGCCGAGGAAGGCATTGTGTTTCCAGGACGGCAGGAAACGACGTGGACGTATCAGGAGCAGGTCAACGCCTACTATCACCACCGCTTCTACGAGCATCAGGCAGACCTGAATATTGCTAATCCCAAGGTTCGGGGCGAGATTTGTAAAATTATGGGCTTCTGGATTCAGCTAGGAGTATCGGGCTTCCGGGTGGATGCGGCTCCCTTCCTGATTGAGCTACAGGGTGTGGAAGACCAGGCAGAAACCAACGATCCCTTTACCTATCTGCGCGAATTTCGCGACTTCCTATCCTGGCGGCGCGGCGATGCGATCGTTCTGGCGGAGGCAAATATCGGAATTGAGGAACTGCCGAAATACTTTGGTGACGGCGATCGGATGCAAATGCTGTTTGGCTTTATTCCAAACCAATACATGATGCTGTCCTTTGTCCGCGAGGATGCAACTCCGCTGATCGATGCCCTCAAATCCCTGCCGCCCATTCCTAAGATTGGACAGTGGGCAATGTTTGTGCGAAACCACGATGAACTGACCCTCGACAAGCTCACCCCCACCGAACAGGAAGAGGTTGCCGACCAGTTTGCACCCAACCGCGAGCAGATGTGGATTTTCGATCGGGGAATTCGCAGACGGCTGCCGCCGATGGTGAAAGGGGATTTGCGACGTATCCAGCTTGCCTACAGCCTCATGTTTACTCTGCCGGGTACGCCCGTGCTGTTCTACGGCGAAGAGATTGGCATGGGCGAAGATTTATCCCTCGATGAGCGCAACTCGACCCGAACTCCAATGCAGTGGACTGACGAACCGAATGGGGGCTTTTCCGATGCACCCCCCGATCGGTTAATTCGTCCTGTGATTAAAGACGGGCAGTTTGGCTATCCGACAGTGAACGTGATGAATCAGCGGCGCAACCCAGAATCCCTGCTGAACTGGATGGAGCGAGCAATCCGAATGAGAAAAGAATGTCCCGAATTTGGCTGGGGCAAGTGGGAAATTTTAGAAACTGGCAATCCTCAAGTGATGGCGCACCGCTGCGAGTGGAAGAAGGGGATTGTGTATGCGGTTCACAATTTTTCCCGGCAGCCCTGTACAGTGACCCTCAAGGGCGATCGCGACCAAGACTGCCATTTTCTTGAACTCATGGGCGACTGTCCCTACGAGCCGCTAGCAGGTGCCTCACGCGAAATTCACCTAGAAGGATTTGGCTTCCGGTGGTTTCGCGCCTGGAATCATCGATGA
- a CDS encoding tetratricopeptide repeat protein: MKKRPFLDVLENASLVGLGVGSVASLVTQQAFYATGPLSLLVVLGLFNRRQFEKQIGQDNQNALASADRRLSQKIDRLTAQVEQMPSPETIHKLKRGVLLKNRQLAEHFYSEMASLQERLEQQLNSLEQKQLFGMQLELQSLSEQYQQLVEGMALLNADISQLQNRDDRSPELFEEMVKGVQHQVSELRSELDGLAYQAKANSSGLLERINRIDRHLSNLPPSTDTGVTQQELAELVKTIGDLVSKREFGAVAGDVQNLQRDQDALKQSLQAIEAAAISLRRSLQPLSAEAPPQERTIESELASLISQHRVSQNSSEAFLAPTNLYPEIQQLAAGYLKNLRSQLRTVHQFTEQLAQQQKNLQEQIHRLPKSLDMVALQQQLKELAHRIPSTESTYAAFESRVQAVLQQELQAINEQLQALPPTPQNELLFDFNEENAAASPVAVTDRALLEAALNHTQERLILIWSWSEQDTLDDELLQKLETFLSQKRRLDLGWCHLATADVESDPRSQERLLARIRRGWNNQPEQTALQETLKKLLQLKRAYPEYFQFKILGASESFLVSDRTFAVLGIADPLKTTAAFTELQLKLRTTEPEMIQRLIDRFDNPTIDPEDLTAYWNRAVTRYDLGDKAGATEDFQHILAFQPNDAAALNALGVALYDLGDREGALLDFSQSIQANPHQIAAYLNRGFIRSEQGDLWGAISDYTVAIQMAPERALAYFYRGLAWQKQEQHREAVTDFSHAIRLAPDTALVCYYRGLARHRLGQLQEAIEDLQKAVDYFTARGSKTNAAKAIKHLARLRREIEQRAQSAPMPLMDDTEPTLPLMDAIGFFPSRASDSENGHYQGSQPVVVVTAVPEGQDGDPID; this comes from the coding sequence ATGAAAAAGCGTCCCTTTTTAGATGTTTTAGAGAATGCTTCGCTGGTTGGCTTGGGGGTTGGCTCGGTGGCGTCCCTCGTGACTCAGCAGGCTTTCTACGCCACGGGTCCGCTCTCGCTGCTGGTCGTTTTAGGTTTATTCAATCGACGACAGTTTGAAAAACAAATTGGGCAGGACAACCAGAATGCGCTTGCCAGTGCCGATCGCCGTCTGTCTCAAAAAATTGACAGGCTGACCGCTCAGGTCGAGCAAATGCCCAGTCCAGAAACGATTCATAAACTGAAGCGGGGTGTGCTGCTCAAGAATCGGCAGCTTGCAGAACATTTTTACAGCGAGATGGCTTCCCTTCAGGAAAGGCTGGAGCAGCAGCTCAATTCTCTGGAACAAAAGCAGCTGTTTGGAATGCAGCTAGAACTGCAAAGCCTCAGCGAACAATATCAGCAGCTTGTCGAGGGCATGGCACTGCTCAACGCCGATATCTCGCAACTGCAAAATCGGGACGATCGTAGTCCAGAGCTGTTTGAGGAGATGGTCAAGGGGGTTCAGCATCAGGTTAGCGAACTGCGGAGCGAGCTGGATGGACTGGCATATCAGGCAAAAGCCAATTCATCGGGCTTGCTAGAGCGAATTAACCGGATCGATCGCCACCTGAGCAATCTGCCGCCTTCAACGGATACGGGTGTAACCCAGCAAGAGCTAGCAGAACTGGTAAAAACGATCGGCGATCTGGTGTCTAAGCGCGAATTTGGTGCCGTCGCGGGGGATGTACAAAACCTTCAGCGCGATCAGGATGCATTAAAGCAGTCTCTTCAGGCGATCGAAGCTGCCGCAATTAGCCTCAGACGCAGCCTGCAACCGCTATCCGCCGAAGCCCCACCGCAGGAGCGAACGATCGAATCCGAGCTGGCGTCCCTGATTTCCCAGCACAGGGTATCTCAGAATTCGAGTGAAGCATTTCTGGCACCGACCAATCTTTATCCTGAGATCCAGCAATTAGCGGCGGGCTACCTGAAAAATCTTCGATCGCAGCTCCGCACCGTCCATCAGTTCACAGAACAGCTTGCCCAACAGCAAAAAAATCTTCAGGAGCAGATTCATCGCCTGCCAAAATCGCTGGATATGGTTGCCCTTCAGCAGCAGCTCAAGGAGCTGGCACACCGCATTCCGTCTACCGAAAGCACCTATGCAGCCTTTGAATCCAGAGTACAGGCAGTGCTTCAGCAGGAGCTACAGGCAATCAACGAACAGCTACAGGCACTCCCGCCAACGCCCCAGAATGAGCTGCTGTTTGACTTTAACGAAGAGAATGCTGCCGCCAGCCCCGTTGCTGTAACCGATCGCGCGCTGCTGGAAGCTGCCCTCAACCACACACAGGAGCGACTGATTCTGATCTGGTCTTGGTCGGAGCAGGACACCCTGGATGACGAACTGCTGCAAAAGCTGGAAACCTTCCTCAGCCAGAAGCGACGTCTGGATCTGGGCTGGTGCCATCTAGCAACCGCTGATGTGGAAAGTGACCCTCGCTCCCAGGAACGTCTGCTGGCGAGAATCCGCCGGGGCTGGAACAATCAGCCTGAGCAAACGGCGCTACAGGAGACGCTAAAAAAGCTGCTGCAACTAAAGCGTGCCTACCCGGAGTATTTCCAGTTCAAAATTCTGGGAGCCAGCGAAAGCTTCCTGGTGTCCGATCGCACCTTTGCTGTGCTGGGCATTGCCGACCCGCTCAAAACGACGGCGGCATTTACAGAACTACAGCTTAAGCTTCGCACCACAGAGCCGGAGATGATTCAGCGGCTCATCGATCGCTTCGATAATCCAACGATAGACCCGGAGGATCTCACTGCCTACTGGAACCGTGCCGTAACTCGCTATGACTTGGGGGATAAAGCGGGGGCGACCGAAGATTTTCAGCACATTCTGGCGTTTCAACCTAACGATGCCGCAGCCTTGAATGCACTGGGGGTGGCGCTCTATGACCTAGGCGATCGAGAGGGGGCACTGCTGGACTTTAGCCAGTCAATTCAGGCAAATCCCCACCAAATTGCCGCCTATCTCAATCGAGGGTTTATCCGATCGGAGCAGGGCGACCTGTGGGGGGCTATCAGTGACTACACAGTTGCGATCCAAATGGCTCCAGAGCGGGCATTGGCGTATTTCTATCGCGGTCTGGCGTGGCAAAAACAGGAGCAGCACCGCGAAGCCGTCACGGATTTTAGTCATGCCATTCGGCTGGCTCCCGATACGGCGCTGGTTTGCTACTACCGGGGGTTGGCTCGCCATCGGCTAGGACAGCTTCAGGAGGCGATCGAAGACCTGCAAAAGGCGGTGGACTACTTTACGGCAAGAGGCAGCAAAACCAACGCGGCAAAAGCGATAAAACATCTGGCGAGACTGCGACGCGAAATTGAACAGCGAGCGCAATCTGCTCCAATGCCGCTCATGGATGACACAGAGCCAACCCTGCCTCTGATGGATGCGATCGGGTTTTTCCCATCCAGAGCCAGTGATTCTGAGAATGGTCATTACCAGGGGAGTCAGCCCGTTGTCGTGGTTACAGCGGTTCCAGAGGGGCAGGACGGAGATCCGATCGATTAG
- a CDS encoding metallophosphoesterase family protein: MRVSSSRRIFVGDVHGHYDALMRLLETIAPGAEDQVYFVGDLIDRGPKSAQVIQFVREHGYGCVMGNHEHMLLEAFPESKVSQHLLQIWLQSGGYTTIASYATPELLMENLQWLQSLPTHLDLGDIWLVHAGVHPHLPLDAQTVQQFCWIREEFHGTPEPYFSDKLIITGHTITFTLPGVPAGAVAKGRGWLNIDTGAYHPKSGWLTAVDMTQEQVYQVNVFQNTVRSMPLAEAAVEIEPGQMYLRRQLIQTL, translated from the coding sequence ATGCGCGTGTCTAGCAGTCGGCGAATTTTTGTGGGCGATGTTCATGGTCATTATGATGCCCTGATGCGACTTCTGGAAACGATCGCGCCTGGTGCCGAAGATCAGGTCTATTTTGTAGGGGATTTGATCGATCGCGGACCGAAGAGTGCTCAGGTCATTCAGTTTGTGCGGGAACACGGCTACGGCTGTGTCATGGGCAATCATGAACATATGCTGCTGGAAGCATTTCCGGAAAGCAAAGTCTCTCAGCATCTTCTGCAAATCTGGCTGCAAAGCGGTGGCTATACAACGATCGCCAGCTACGCGACGCCAGAACTGCTGATGGAAAACCTGCAATGGCTGCAAAGCTTACCGACCCATCTGGACTTGGGAGATATTTGGCTTGTCCATGCGGGGGTGCATCCCCATCTGCCGCTTGATGCCCAGACGGTGCAGCAGTTTTGCTGGATTCGGGAGGAGTTTCACGGGACACCGGAGCCTTACTTCTCCGATAAGCTGATCATTACGGGACACACCATTACCTTCACGCTGCCGGGTGTGCCTGCGGGGGCAGTGGCAAAAGGGCGAGGCTGGCTAAATATTGACACGGGGGCATATCATCCCAAGAGCGGCTGGCTGACTGCGGTGGATATGACTCAGGAGCAGGTGTATCAGGTCAACGTCTTTCAGAACACGGTGCGATCGATGCCTTTGGCGGAAGCGGCGGTAGAAATTGAACCGGGGCAGATGTATTTGCGGCGGCAGCTAATTCAAACGCTGTAG